From Brevundimonas vesicularis:
CGAACTGGCGAAGCTGGATTTCGCAGGCGGCTTCAAGCACCACATGATCCCGGTCAGCTGGGTCGAACGGGTTGACGACAAGCACGTCCATCTGAGCCTGACCCAAGACGACGCCAAGGCGCGCTGGACCGAGAAGCCGCACTAAGGCCGATCTGAAGCCGATTTAATAAAGGCCCCGCTGCACAAGCGGGGCCTTTTGCTTATCTGAGATGTGTCGCATTGGGCGACATTGGAGCCTGTCTCGATGCGCCTGTTCCTGAATGTCCTCTGGCTCATCTTCGGCGGCTGGATTTCCGGCCTGCTGTGGCTGCTAGGCGGCGCGATCCTGGCGTTGACTGTCGTCGGCCTGCCGTGGACGTTCGCGGCGTGGCGCATCGCCAGCTATTCGTTCTGGCCTTTCGGTCGCGAGATCGTGTGGCAGGACACGCATCCCGTCGCTGGCTGTGTCGGCGTCGTGTTGAACGTGGTCTGGTTCGTCGTGGCCGGCTGGTACATCGCCCTGACGCATTTGATCATCGCCGTGGCGGAGTTCGTCTCCATCATCGGCATACCATTTGCGCTGAAGGATCTCGAATTGGCCAAGCTGGCGCTGGCGCCGGTCGGACGCACCATCCGCGACAATGCCTGACCCAAACAAAAACGCCGACGTCAGACGACGTCGGCGCTGCAAAATATCGTCCCTGGATGGGATCAGCCCGGCGAGATCATCTTTTCCGGCCGCACGGCTTCATCGAACTCAGCGTCCGTTAGATAGCCGCCGCCGACAGCCTCTTCGCGCAACGTGGTGCCGTTCTTGTGCGCGGTCTTGGCGATCTTGGCGCACAGGTCATAGCCCAGCTTGCCGTTCAGGGCGGTGACCAGCATCAGCGAGTTGTTCAGGCCGCGCGCGATATTGTCCTCGCGCGCCTCGATGCCGACGACGCAGTTGTCGGTGAAGCTGATGGCCGCGTCGGCGACCAGGCGCACCGACTGCAGGAAGTTGTAGGCCATCACGGGATTGTAGACGTTCAGCTCGAAATGGCCTTGCGACCCGGCGAAGGTCAGGGCGGCGTTGTTGCCGAACACCTGGACGCAGACCTGGGTCAGGGCTTCGCATTGGGTCGGATTGACCTTGCCCGGCATGATCGACGAGCCTGGCTCGTTTTCCGGCAGCGCCAATTCGCCCAGACCCGAACGCGGGCCGGAACCCAGGAAGCGGATGTCGTTGGCGATTTTGAACAGGCTGGCGGCGACCGTGTTGATGGCGCCGTGGCTGAAGACCATGGCGTCGTGGGCGGCCAGGGCCTCGAACTTGTTCGGGGCCGTGGTGAAGGGAAGACCGGTGATCTCAGCGATCTGGGCCGCAACCCTCTCGGCGAAGCCGATGGGCGCGTTCAGGCCGGTGCCGACGGCGGTGCCGCCCTGCGCCAGTTCCATCAGGGCCGACAGGGTCTGTTCGATGCGCTTGATGCCGTTCTCGACCTGTTGCGCATAGCCGCCGAACTCTTGGCCCAGCGTCAGAGGCGTGGCGTCTTGGGTATGGGTACGGCCGATTTTGATGATGTGGCCCCAGGCCTTGGCCTTGGCGTCCAGCGCGGCGTGCAGATGTTTCAAGGCCGGGATCAGGTCGTTAACCACCTGTTCGGCGCAGGCGACGTGCATGGCCGTGGGATAGGTGTCGTTGGACGACTGGCTCATATTGACGTGGTCGTTGGGATGGACCGGCTTCTTGGAGCCCATCTCGCCACCCAGAATCTCGATCGCGCGATTCGAGATCACCTCATTGGCGTTCATGTTCGATTGGGTGCCCGAACCCGTCTGCCAGACCACCAGCGGGAAATGGTCGTTCAGCTTGCCTTCAATGACCTCATTGGCGGCCTTGATGATGGCGTCGGCCAGGGCCGGGTCCAGCTTGCCCAGGTCGCGATTGGTCTCGGCGGCCGCACGCTTGACGATGCCTAGGGCGCGCACGACAGGCAGGGGCTGCTTTTCCCAACCGATCTTGAAGTTGCCCAGCGATCGCTGCGCCTGGGCGCCCCAGTAGCGATCGGCGGCGACTTCGATCGGGCCGAAGGTGTCGGTCTCTGTCCGGACGTTGCTCATGCGCGTAAATCTCGTCTCTCAGGCGTGGCGATGGGTTGCGCGGCGGTGTAGCACGAGAGCCATGCAGGGCAAGAAGAGCGCGGATATCCTCACAACGGCAATCGTCGTATGATCGCCGGCTGGATCGGGACCGGCAAGGTCAGGGCGCGCGAGGATGGCGATGCGGTCGAGATCGTTATCGACGGCCTGACGACCCAGGCCAAATACTACAAGCCGCTGGTCTATGAGTTCATGCGCAAGGAATGGCGCGGAGCCAGACCATCATGGGGCGACCATGTCGTAGAAATCCGCATGGAGCATGTCGGAGAGCCGCCCTGGATGGACCTCGACAACCTGGCCAAGGCCTTGCTCGACTCCATCAAAGGCTATCTGTTCCACGACGACGCGCAGGTCGCGCGGCTGCTGGTCGAAAGACGCGAAGGCGAAAGAGAGCGGATCCTGATCCGCTCCTATCCGCGCAAGGACTGACGGCAGCTATTTCTTGCGGAACTGGTCCAGCGAAACGACCTTGGGGCCGTCCGAAATCGGCGGCATGTCCTGAGGCGGGGTCGGCTCGTCTTCGACCTCGTCCAGAAGCTGTGGGTCTTCGAACTGCAGCAGAAATTGGACGCTGGGATCGTAGAAGCGCGTGATCGCGGAATAGGGGATGACCAGGCTCTTGGGCATGCCGCCGAAGCGCAGCTTGACCGAGAAACGCTCAGGCTCGACGCGCAGGTCGTCGTACTGGTGCTGCAGAACGACCGTCATCTCTTCCGGATATTTCGCCAGAATGTCAGGGGCCACGCTGACGCCGACGGCGCGTGTCTTGAATGTGATATAGAAGTGGTGGGCGCCGGGCAGCCCCTCGGCCAGCACGCGTTCCAGCGCGGCGCGCATGACGCCGCGCAGGGCTTCCTGCGCCAGCTGTTCGTACCGCATCTCATCGACCGGAGGGGCCTGGTCGCTCATCGTCACCTCACATCAGAGCGCGACTGATAGCGGCGCGGGGCCGCAGGCGAAAGGTGTCATGAAGGTAAAGCGCCGGGATTCTGGCGCCAGGCTCCCGATCATCTTTTGGAAAGTGCCGGGGGTTCTGTTGCCAGGCCCCCCGACGGGCCCCGCCCAGGGATCTGAACCCCTAGGACTTAAGATTCGAAATCACTCGAACCGCATTACGCGGCGAGAGCGACTTCTCCAGCGAAGTTATCGTTCGCAGTTAGAAAATGGCCCGATACGGTGGGCCAGGACGAGCGAAAGCAATCCTCTTTACACGTCCGTCGATGCTAGTCGGCCCCATGCTGCCTCCGCCGATAACGCGGGGAGAAAGTTGGTGGAGCCGCCGGGAATCGCACCCGGGTCCGGTCCGCTTATTACAAGCGCGTTTATCGCTATAGTCCGGCCGAAACCGGACCAAACGAATATAGGCGCAGCCGTGAGGCATTCCAAGCGCCGGATTGTTTCTTAGGCACGGCGCCAGTCCGGCGTCTGGTTTCGAAACCACGTCAACTGACGTTTGGCGTAGTTGTGAGTGGCTTGTTTCAGTGCGGTGATCGCGTCGTCGCGGGCCATGTCGCCAGACAAGTAGGCGGCCAGTTCTCTGACCCCGACCGCCTTCATGGCGGGCAGGGCGGGGTTCAAGCCACGCCCCACAAAGGCTTGGACTTCGTCTATCGCTCCCTGATCGATCATAAGGTTCACGCGCTGGTCGCAGTTTGCATAGAGTTGCTGACGTTCGGGCTCCATGACCCATCCGGTCCATGAACCCGGCGCCAACAAGGGTTGGGTATCGGCCTTCCAGGCGCTCAGCGCGCGGCCGCTGGCGATGAAGACGCTCATGGCTCGCACAAGGCGCTGGCGGTCTCCCTGTTCGATGGCCTGCGCCGCCTCAGGATCGATCTGGCCCAAGCGCTGGCGGAAACCTGACTCGCCGAGCGCCGTGTAGTCGGCTTCCATCTGATCCCGCATCGCGCTCGGCACTGCAGGAATATCGGCCAGGCCGCGCGTCAGGCTCATGAAGTAAAGGCCTGTCCCGCCCACCAGAATGGCCGGGCGGCCCTGTTTGCGAAGGTCGTCGAGCAACGCCATCACCGCGCGGCTCCAACGTCCGACCGACCAGGCGTCGGCCGCGTCTGCGATGCCATATAGTCGGTGATCGGCTTGGGCTTCGTCCTCAACCGAGGGGCGGGCCGTCAGGATGCGCAGGTCGGCGTAGAGCTGTTGGCTGTCGGCGTTGATGATCACCGCGCCCGTTTCGCGCGCCATCTTCAGCGCCAGCGCCGACTTGCCCGAGGCTGTCGGGCCGGCGATCAGCGTGATTGAGGGTGGCTGGGACAAATCGTGGCTCGCGGGACGGGTTCGACGGCGATAGAACGCGCGCATCATCGCCTGCAAGTCTTCTGGAGACCGCCTTGGTCGAACACTCCGCCGTCATCGCCGCCCTCGACGCCATCATCGATCCGGTTTCCGGCCAAGGGCTGGTCGCCGCCGGTCTGGTTCAAGGTCTGGTCGTGGCTGAGGATCGCGCGGGGTTTGCTCTGGAAGTCGATCGCACTCAAGCAGCCGCCTACGCGCCGGTTCGTGATGCGGCGGAGGCTGCGCTAAAGGCCATTCCCGGCATGGCGCGCGTCTCGGTCATTTTGACCGCCGAGACCAAGCCAGCTGCCGCGCCGCGCACGGCGAGCCTGTCAAAAGCGGCGGTCGATCAGGGCCGCGCCAAGGCCCCGGTCCCGACCGATCGGCCGAAGCACGTTCGCTGCGTCCTGGCCGTCGCCAGCGGCAAGGGCGGGGTGGGCAAGTCCACGGTCGC
This genomic window contains:
- a CDS encoding DUF2171 domain-containing protein; this translates as MVDVSLIKEHLEVVGSDGGHVGRVDHVLGDQIELAKLDFAGGFKHHMIPVSWVERVDDKHVHLSLTQDDAKARWTEKPH
- a CDS encoding YccF domain-containing protein: MRLFLNVLWLIFGGWISGLLWLLGGAILALTVVGLPWTFAAWRIASYSFWPFGREIVWQDTHPVAGCVGVVLNVVWFVVAGWYIALTHLIIAVAEFVSIIGIPFALKDLELAKLALAPVGRTIRDNA
- the fumC gene encoding class II fumarate hydratase: MSNVRTETDTFGPIEVAADRYWGAQAQRSLGNFKIGWEKQPLPVVRALGIVKRAAAETNRDLGKLDPALADAIIKAANEVIEGKLNDHFPLVVWQTGSGTQSNMNANEVISNRAIEILGGEMGSKKPVHPNDHVNMSQSSNDTYPTAMHVACAEQVVNDLIPALKHLHAALDAKAKAWGHIIKIGRTHTQDATPLTLGQEFGGYAQQVENGIKRIEQTLSALMELAQGGTAVGTGLNAPIGFAERVAAQIAEITGLPFTTAPNKFEALAAHDAMVFSHGAINTVAASLFKIANDIRFLGSGPRSGLGELALPENEPGSSIMPGKVNPTQCEALTQVCVQVFGNNAALTFAGSQGHFELNVYNPVMAYNFLQSVRLVADAAISFTDNCVVGIEAREDNIARGLNNSLMLVTALNGKLGYDLCAKIAKTAHKNGTTLREEAVGGGYLTDAEFDEAVRPEKMISPG
- a CDS encoding RusA family crossover junction endodeoxyribonuclease, which translates into the protein MIAGWIGTGKVRAREDGDAVEIVIDGLTTQAKYYKPLVYEFMRKEWRGARPSWGDHVVEIRMEHVGEPPWMDLDNLAKALLDSIKGYLFHDDAQVARLLVERREGERERILIRSYPRKD
- a CDS encoding SspB family protein; its protein translation is MSDQAPPVDEMRYEQLAQEALRGVMRAALERVLAEGLPGAHHFYITFKTRAVGVSVAPDILAKYPEEMTVVLQHQYDDLRVEPERFSVKLRFGGMPKSLVIPYSAITRFYDPSVQFLLQFEDPQLLDEVEDEPTPPQDMPPISDGPKVVSLDQFRKK
- the miaA gene encoding tRNA (adenosine(37)-N6)-dimethylallyltransferase MiaA, which gives rise to MARETGAVIINADSQQLYADLRILTARPSVEDEAQADHRLYGIADAADAWSVGRWSRAVMALLDDLRKQGRPAILVGGTGLYFMSLTRGLADIPAVPSAMRDQMEADYTALGESGFRQRLGQIDPEAAQAIEQGDRQRLVRAMSVFIASGRALSAWKADTQPLLAPGSWTGWVMEPERQQLYANCDQRVNLMIDQGAIDEVQAFVGRGLNPALPAMKAVGVRELAAYLSGDMARDDAITALKQATHNYAKRQLTWFRNQTPDWRRA